The DNA region ACCGCAACTACTACCACTAACTCAACTACCACAACAACTAGCACCAGTAAGGAAGTATGGGGTGGTTAAGTTTACATTAATGCATTGAAAAACATGGCTAATTTAAAAGTATATGTCTTATAAGTAAACATACTTTAAGTTTATTAAAACACGAATACCGTGCCTTCCTCAACCTCCGCTAGGAATGTCTCCGCCCCAGCTATTGCATCAACAATGTCTAATAAATCTTCCTTCTTAATATTATACATTTGGGCGGCCAGGGGGCATGCGTAGATTTTAAGATTGTCACCATACTCCTTCTTAAGCTCAGCCAGCATTTCATGCCAGTTCTTAAAGGAACCAGACTTAATGGCGCCATTAACGTTCTTTAAAAATACTTCAACGTAACCCCTATATTGCTCAGGGAATATTGACCAATCGTCAGGCCTCTCACTACTCCATACTTTACCCGCCACGTCCTTCCTGAAGGCTACTAAACCCTCATTAACCAGGTGGAGGACCACTTTCCTGCCTGAGGCTAAGGCGGCAGCCGCATAGACAACCACGCAGCATATTCTATTAGCC from Caldivirga sp. includes:
- a CDS encoding DsrE/DsrF/DrsH-like family protein, which encodes MGSKVVGMVVQSGAANRICCVVVYAAAALASGRKVVLHLVNEGLVAFRKDVAGKVWSSERPDDWSIFPEQYRGYVEVFLKNVNGAIKSGSFKNWHEMLAELKKEYGDNLKIYACPLAAQMYNIKKEDLLDIVDAIAGAETFLAEVEEGTVFVF